A single Lactuca sativa cultivar Salinas chromosome 8, Lsat_Salinas_v11, whole genome shotgun sequence DNA region contains:
- the LOC111876912 gene encoding uncharacterized protein LOC111876912 has product MWACGGDKAPGPNGLTFKFIKRYWDIISDDLMRTVRKFEDYGTLSKGCNSSFITLAPKSKDPTFLVDFRSISLIGCIYKIISKVLATILKTIIGSVIDEVQSTYVEGRSILEGPLIVNEICSWVKKTKKKVLLFKLDFDKAFDSVNWEYFDSILNQMRFGNKWRKQFRGCLSSVHASVIINCSPTKEFNILKG; this is encoded by the coding sequence ATGTGGGCTTGTGGTGGTGATAAGGCTCCGGGTCCCAATGGGCTAACATTCAAGTTCATCAAACGATATTGGGATATAATAAGTGATGATTTGATGAGGACTGTCCGGAAATTTGAGGATTATGGAACTCTATCTAAAGGTTGTAACTCCTCGTTCATTACGTTAGCTCCTAAATCTAAGGATCCGACTTTCCTGGTTGATTTCAGATCCATTAGCTTGATTGGTTGTATATACAAGATAATATCCAAAGTGTTGGCAACTATATTAAAGACAATAATTGGGAGTGTAATCGATGAAGTTCAGTCTACTTACGTGGAGGGCAGAAGTATACTTGAAGGGCCCCTTATAGTCAATGAAATATGTTCGTGggtcaaaaaaacaaaaaagaaggtGCTACTCTTCAAATTAGATTTTGATAAAGCGTTTGATTCTGTCAATTGGGAGTACTTTGACTCAATTCTCAATCAAATGAGATTTGGGAATAAGTGGAGAAAGCAGTTTCGAGGATGTTTGTCATCTGTCCATGCCTCTGTTATCATCAACTGTAGTCCAACTAAAGAATTTAACATCTTAAAGGGGTGA
- the LOC111876904 gene encoding probable polygalacturonase: protein MALSQQSAVTINLVATLFLLGLIKFSIIECRRLESTGSDVTYTAINCRKHTAFLTDFGGKGDGKTSNTLVFRSAVQNLSQFANDGGAQLVVPPGKWLTGSFNLTSHFTLYLQFGAVILASQEEGEYPLIEPLPSYGRGRDGPGGRFSSLIGGSHLTDVVVTGGNGTIDGQGSLWWKKFHKKQLKNTRPYLIELMYSKQIQISNLTMIDSPSWFVHPVYSSDIIMQDLTILAPVDSPNTDGINPDSCKNVKIQDVFIVSGDDCVAVKSGWDEYGIKFGMPTEETIIRRLTCISPDSAVIALGSEMSGGIKNLRAEDIRAINSESAVRIKTAPGRGAYVKNIFVDGMNLKTMKYVFWTTGSYGQHPDPGYDPKAFPRVDRINYRNVVAEDVKMAGNMGGIEGDPFTGFCLSNVTIGLAEKPKKLQWNCTDISGVSSGVTPAPCELLTDKESMECEYPSDKLPIDTVELMTCSFKEF from the exons ATGGCGTTGTCTCAACAATCGGCTGTTACTATT AATTTGGTTGCGACGTTGTTCTTGCTTGGATTGATAAAATTCTCCATCATTGAATGCCGAAGGCTTGAGTCGACCGGTTCCGATGTAACATACACTGCAATCAACTGCCGAAAACATACGGCGTTTTTGACAGATTTCGGAGGCAAGGGTGACGGCAAAACATCAAACACATTAGTTTTCCGATCGGCGGTTCAGAATCTCAGCCAGTTCGCAAATGATGGCGGAGCACAGCTCGTTGTACCGCCGGGAAAATGGCTCACTGGTAGCTTTAATCTCACCAGCCATTTCACCTTGTATCTCCAATTCGGCGCTGTTATTCTTGCCTCTCAG GAAGAAGGAGAGTATCCCCTTATTGAACCATTGCCTTCGTATGGTAGAGGAAGAGATGGACCAGGAGGAAGGTTTAGCAGTCTGATCGGTGGATCACACCTCACCGACGTTGTTGTTACAG GTGGTAATGGGACTATTGATGGCCAGGGTTCGTTGTGGTGGAAAAAGTTTCATAAAAAGCAATTGAAGAACACACGACCCTACTTGATCGAGCTAATGTACTCAAAGCAAATCCAAATCTCCAACCTCACTATGATCGATTCACCTTCATGGTTTGTTCATCCAGTTTATAGCAG TGATATAATAATGCAAGATTTAACAATTCTCGCACCAGTGGATTCCCCAAATACAGATGGAATCAATCCAG ATTcttgtaaaaatgtaaaaatccAGGATGTGTTCATAGTCTCCGGTGACGATTGTGTAGCAGTGAAAAGTGGATGGGATGAATACGGGATAAAATTCGGGATGCCAACAGAAGAAACGATCATAAGGAGGCTAACTTGTATTTCCCCCGATAGTGCAGTGATAGCACTCGGAAGTGAAATGTCCGGCGGAATCAAGAACCTTAGAGCCGAGGATATCAGGGCTATCAATTCCGAATCGGCGGTGAGAATCAAAACAGCTCCGGGAAGGGGAGCGTATGTGAAAAACATCTTCGTGGATGGAATGAATTTGAAGACCATGAAGTACGTTTTCTGGACAACCGGGTCATACGGGCAGCATCCGGATCCAGGTTATGACCCGAAGGCATTCCCGAGAGTTGATCGAATTAATTACAGAAATGTGGTGGCGGAAGATGTGAAAATGGCCGGGAATATGGGTGGGATCGAGGGAGATCCATTCACCGGATTTTGTCTTTCGAATGTTACGATTGGGTTGGCTGAGAAACCTAAAAAACTGCAATGGAATTGTACGGATATTTCCGGTGTCTCGAGTGGCGTAACTCCGGCGCCATGTGAGCTTTTGACGGATAAAGAGTCGATGGAGTGCGAGTATCCATCGGATAAGCTCCCGATTGATACTGTGGAGTTGATGACTTGTTCTTTTAAGGAATTTTAG